The Vallitalea longa genome includes a region encoding these proteins:
- a CDS encoding ABC transporter permease: MRTNKTWAAIKSKYSIYLVLLALFIICCIANKNFATINNFSNISRQISVATILGFGQTILIISGMLDLSSASVLALAGVLSVDVYKMTGNLLLAFVVAIIAGVLCNIINGMMVTKFKAPPFIATLAMMTMARGAALLYTKGQNIYQIGDYTVFGQKSIMGIPIPMIFLVVILIITWYLLKHTTFGRSTYAIGGNEEAANASGINVNKIKMKAFIINGIFVGIAGLLFMSRNNGGMPNGAVGYEFKALTAAVIGGTSFSGGVGTAAGTLAGAFIVGFLDNIMVLAGVNSYVQQIVRGAIIALAVIYDIWAKTKRTKSKLGSIEKKKKSTKN, encoded by the coding sequence ATGAGAACTAATAAAACATGGGCAGCCATAAAAAGCAAATACAGCATATATTTAGTACTTCTAGCATTATTTATAATCTGCTGTATAGCTAACAAGAATTTTGCCACTATAAATAACTTTTCTAATATATCAAGACAGATTTCAGTTGCAACCATATTAGGATTTGGTCAGACGATACTTATTATTTCAGGAATGCTGGATTTATCATCTGCTTCTGTTCTTGCTCTAGCAGGGGTATTATCAGTTGATGTATATAAAATGACAGGTAACCTATTATTAGCATTTGTAGTTGCAATAATAGCAGGTGTACTTTGTAACATTATTAATGGAATGATGGTAACTAAGTTCAAAGCCCCACCTTTTATTGCTACACTTGCAATGATGACTATGGCTCGTGGTGCAGCATTATTATACACAAAAGGACAAAATATTTATCAAATCGGTGATTATACAGTATTTGGACAAAAGTCTATTATGGGAATTCCTATTCCAATGATATTCTTAGTGGTAATACTTATTATTACTTGGTATTTATTGAAACATACAACATTCGGACGTTCTACTTATGCCATTGGAGGTAATGAAGAAGCCGCTAATGCATCCGGTATCAATGTCAACAAGATCAAAATGAAAGCTTTCATAATAAATGGTATTTTCGTAGGTATCGCTGGTTTGTTATTCATGTCTCGTAATAATGGGGGTATGCCTAACGGAGCTGTTGGTTATGAATTCAAAGCCCTTACAGCAGCTGTAATAGGGGGAACAAGTTTCAGCGGTGGTGTAGGAACAGCAGCAGGTACTTTAGCAGGTGCATTCATCGTAGGATTTTTGGATAATATCATGGTACTTGCAGGAGTCAACTCATATGTTCAACAGATAGTACGTGGTGCAATCATTGCCCTTGCTGTTATATATGATATATGGGCTAAGACTAAGAGGACTAAAAGTAAACTTGGTAGTATAGAGAAGAAAAAGAAAAGCACTAAAAATTAA
- a CDS encoding sugar ABC transporter ATP-binding protein, with protein MNQNIKLRVSNIEKSFPGVKALDNINFAVEKGTVHVICGENGAGKSTLMKVINGIYKPDSGQVLIDEKAVDIKNPIQARSLGISMIFQELNYIPEMTIEESLFVGNWPKDKLGKVDWHEIRKRTLELLKKENLKYSPQTKLKDLTVSDIQMLEILKAISYNSDIIIMDEPTSAITQNEVKVLFEKINELKSRGACIIYISHKMEEIFQIADNITVFRDGAVVDSRPKDKYDMDTVIAQMVGRKMSNDYPKEKVQLGKNVLEVKNLNHEKNYRNVSFNVREGEIIGFAGLMGAGRSEVMRSLFGLDEHESGQILIKEKEVKIKNVKDSIDKKMVMLSEDRRRFGIVPVRSVRENTSLASLKRFIFKGRLHEKLENKTVAEYCKNMNVKTPTLETSIESLSGGNQQKVILAKWMVTDPDILILDEPTRGIDVGAKYEIYKLMTDLVKEGKGLIMVSSELPELIGMCDRIYVMAKGEITGELTRKDFTQENIMRLATKTK; from the coding sequence ATGAATCAAAACATAAAATTAAGAGTTTCTAATATTGAAAAATCATTTCCAGGTGTAAAAGCGTTAGATAATATTAATTTTGCAGTTGAAAAAGGTACAGTTCATGTAATCTGCGGTGAGAACGGAGCAGGTAAATCTACCCTTATGAAAGTTATTAATGGTATATATAAACCAGACTCCGGTCAAGTCTTGATTGATGAAAAAGCAGTCGATATAAAAAATCCAATTCAAGCCAGAAGCCTTGGTATATCAATGATATTTCAAGAGCTCAATTATATACCTGAAATGACAATAGAGGAAAGCTTATTTGTTGGTAATTGGCCTAAAGACAAACTAGGGAAGGTAGATTGGCATGAGATAAGGAAACGTACTTTGGAACTGTTGAAAAAAGAAAATCTTAAGTATTCTCCTCAAACTAAACTAAAAGATTTGACAGTATCGGATATTCAGATGTTAGAAATACTAAAAGCCATTTCATATAATTCAGATATCATAATAATGGATGAGCCCACATCTGCTATAACTCAAAACGAAGTTAAGGTTCTATTTGAAAAGATCAATGAATTAAAAAGCAGAGGTGCTTGTATAATTTATATTTCTCACAAAATGGAAGAAATATTTCAGATCGCTGATAATATAACAGTGTTTCGTGATGGAGCAGTAGTTGATTCAAGACCAAAAGATAAATATGACATGGATACAGTAATTGCTCAAATGGTTGGAAGAAAGATGAGTAATGATTATCCAAAAGAAAAAGTACAGTTAGGTAAAAATGTTTTGGAAGTAAAAAATCTAAACCATGAAAAAAATTATAGAAATGTAAGTTTTAATGTTCGTGAAGGTGAAATTATTGGATTTGCTGGACTAATGGGTGCTGGTAGATCAGAAGTAATGAGAAGCTTATTTGGCTTGGATGAACATGAATCCGGTCAAATTCTTATAAAAGAAAAAGAAGTGAAGATTAAAAATGTAAAAGATAGTATTGATAAAAAAATGGTTATGCTATCCGAAGACAGAAGACGTTTTGGAATTGTTCCAGTAAGAAGTGTAAGAGAAAATACTTCCCTTGCCAGCTTAAAAAGATTTATATTTAAAGGCAGGTTGCATGAAAAATTAGAAAACAAAACAGTAGCAGAATATTGTAAAAATATGAATGTAAAAACACCGACTTTAGAAACATCTATTGAATCCTTAAGTGGTGGAAATCAACAAAAAGTCATTTTAGCAAAATGGATGGTAACGGATCCGGATATTTTAATCTTAGATGAACCAACACGTGGTATTGATGTAGGAGCTAAATATGAAATATATAAACTGATGACAGATTTAGTTAAAGAAGGAAAAGGGCTTATCATGGTTTCGTCAGAACTTCCTGAACTTATTGGTATGTGCGACAGAATCTATGTTATGGCAAAGGGAGAAATAACTGGAGAGCTAACAAGAAAAGATTTTACTCAAGAAAATATTATGAGGTTAGCTACGAAAACCAAATAG
- a CDS encoding response regulator transcription factor encodes MYRVLIVDDEVLVRVGLKTTIDWENIGFTVVAEASNGEQGYEQYKKYKPDVIITDIRMPKKDGLWLVEQARKENPDVKILVLTCYDEFSYARKALKVGADDYILKSEVEDEELISIMNKIKNKIEAQNRKKDKHIKVRKNTNDMKRALFDDMIKLDFVIDDKLKERCKNLEFPYINTKFVFLSIVVNNENVSKEDVDRIRQINQAVMNIFYEQLSERNIEYLFTIADKKYNFLLSSSKLSISELKRIFLSVENAAKQYFDTPVNVVYINPVKELSELEQIYKQYTKKSQILFYKTEHNASIIIINNITFNDVNVFDLKNEYNKQVIEYIGQENLDASNKLIIEVSKYFRENIINPKTAKIFYSNLVGDIFNSFGQLFVNNKDINNLEYYHYQIINCGNQEGIIELFNGLIGKVIEVLQNLTHDHSKLLVNRAINYIENNYQQKISLEDVAMDLNLSKHYLCNIFKKDIGKTMSLYINELRIEQAKKMLLKPDNKIKEIFEKVGFSNQQYFSKVFKKITGMTVMEYKEKQKYKINM; translated from the coding sequence ATGTATAGAGTACTAATTGTTGATGATGAAGTGCTTGTAAGAGTTGGATTGAAAACAACGATTGATTGGGAGAACATTGGTTTTACTGTAGTGGCTGAGGCATCAAATGGAGAACAAGGGTATGAACAATATAAGAAATATAAGCCTGATGTAATCATAACCGACATCAGGATGCCGAAAAAAGATGGTCTATGGCTTGTGGAACAAGCTAGAAAAGAAAATCCAGATGTTAAAATATTGGTTCTAACATGTTATGATGAGTTCTCATACGCTAGAAAAGCTTTAAAAGTAGGTGCAGATGATTATATATTGAAATCCGAAGTCGAAGACGAAGAACTTATTAGTATAATGAATAAAATAAAAAATAAAATTGAAGCACAGAACAGAAAAAAAGATAAACACATCAAAGTCAGAAAAAACACTAATGATATGAAAAGAGCTTTATTTGACGATATGATAAAATTAGATTTCGTCATTGATGATAAACTAAAAGAAAGATGTAAAAACCTTGAATTCCCATATATAAATACTAAATTCGTATTCTTAAGTATTGTTGTTAATAATGAAAATGTATCAAAAGAAGATGTTGATAGAATCAGGCAAATCAATCAAGCTGTCATGAATATTTTTTATGAACAATTAAGCGAAAGAAATATAGAATATCTTTTTACCATTGCCGATAAGAAATATAACTTTTTGCTATCATCATCTAAGCTTAGCATATCTGAATTGAAGCGTATATTTCTCTCTGTAGAAAATGCAGCTAAACAATATTTTGATACTCCTGTAAATGTTGTTTACATTAATCCAGTAAAAGAACTAAGTGAACTAGAACAGATATATAAACAATATACTAAGAAATCACAGATATTATTTTATAAAACAGAGCACAATGCTTCTATTATAATAATTAATAACATAACATTTAACGATGTTAACGTATTCGACCTGAAGAACGAGTACAATAAACAAGTTATAGAATATATTGGGCAAGAAAATCTTGATGCTTCCAATAAATTAATCATTGAGGTAAGTAAATACTTTAGAGAAAATATCATTAATCCCAAAACGGCTAAAATATTCTATTCCAATTTAGTAGGTGACATATTCAATTCATTCGGACAGCTATTCGTTAATAATAAAGATATCAATAACCTAGAATATTATCACTACCAAATAATAAACTGTGGAAATCAAGAAGGTATAATAGAATTATTTAATGGATTAATAGGAAAAGTAATAGAAGTATTGCAAAATCTAACCCATGACCATTCAAAACTACTGGTTAACAGAGCGATTAACTATATAGAAAACAACTACCAGCAAAAAATATCTCTAGAAGATGTTGCCATGGACCTTAACCTATCAAAACACTATCTATGCAATATCTTCAAAAAAGACATAGGAAAAACTATGTCCCTATACATCAATGAACTAAGAATCGAACAAGCTAAAAAGATGCTCCTGAAACCAGATAACAAAATAAAAGAAATATTTGAAAAAGTAGGTTTCTCCAATCAACAATATTTCAGTAAAGTATTCAAAAAAATAACCGGAATGACCGTAATGGAATATAAAGAAAAACAAAAATACAAAATAAATATGTAG
- a CDS encoding sensor histidine kinase, translated as MKRIRVYHALRVKLGIIAIVLIALPVIAISITYSKTVKEIIKNKYTDTAIQSVFETGEKIDFILKDIEEFSTVIISNNNLLHMLKNEADYGVDDFKNVLRGFITSRDDIEVIDLLLQERNYSIGATKITSNYKADEALENSSGQPIWIPTKKENIEILSGIFDKYYFTLARRIIDFNTLDDYGYLLIDLEEVILEQSYKSLIDDENTELFICDKNGTIISHTDKDRIGTSITAQPYAQKVLSSKDFNNYVQYKDKIDKVAIYSTIESNGWKIIKTISTGYLYEEINKIQKYFLLGGFLYGIVIILFMIFFSIRYTEPMMKMKKVINKVEQGDLTVRTEVHSNDEVGQLGDSLNNMISEMEVLIDKLVKEEQEKKEVELEALHAQINPHFLYNTLNTIKWMAKIQGNKSVSRAITALIKLLRISTNLGREMITLGEEIDYVKNYIVIQKLRFNEAINVTYDIDDECMELTVPKLFLQPIVENAIIYGIGDENNDLNINIKSFIDNGDLIIEIIDDGPGIEDEILKKIFKSTSDKNKFSKVGLNNVNQRIKLYCGKGYGVQIETKVGTGTLVRVALKVNE; from the coding sequence ATGAAAAGAATAAGGGTATATCATGCTTTACGTGTCAAACTTGGTATAATCGCCATAGTATTGATTGCACTTCCTGTAATAGCGATATCTATTACCTATTCAAAAACTGTTAAGGAAATCATTAAAAATAAATATACTGATACAGCTATACAATCCGTATTTGAAACAGGAGAAAAAATTGATTTTATTTTAAAGGATATTGAAGAATTTTCTACAGTAATAATATCTAACAACAATTTGCTTCATATGCTAAAAAACGAAGCTGACTATGGAGTCGATGATTTCAAAAACGTACTTAGAGGATTCATTACGTCAAGAGATGATATAGAAGTGATTGACCTGCTTTTGCAGGAGAGAAATTATTCTATTGGAGCAACTAAGATAACAAGCAATTATAAAGCCGATGAAGCACTTGAAAATTCTTCTGGACAACCTATATGGATTCCTACCAAGAAGGAGAATATAGAAATACTATCAGGAATATTTGATAAATATTATTTCACACTGGCTCGTAGAATTATAGACTTCAATACTCTAGATGATTATGGATATCTGTTGATTGATCTGGAAGAAGTCATATTGGAACAATCTTATAAAAGCTTAATTGATGATGAGAATACTGAACTTTTCATTTGTGATAAAAACGGTACCATAATAAGCCATACAGATAAAGATAGAATAGGTACATCAATAACAGCTCAGCCATATGCTCAAAAGGTTCTAAGTAGCAAGGATTTTAATAATTATGTTCAGTACAAAGATAAAATAGATAAAGTAGCTATCTATTCTACAATAGAAAGTAACGGATGGAAAATTATCAAGACTATTTCCACAGGATATCTATATGAAGAGATAAACAAGATACAAAAATATTTTCTCCTTGGAGGATTTCTATATGGTATAGTTATAATTCTATTCATGATTTTCTTTTCCATCAGATATACTGAACCCATGATGAAAATGAAGAAGGTAATCAATAAAGTAGAACAAGGGGATCTGACCGTTAGGACGGAAGTACATTCCAATGATGAAGTGGGACAACTAGGTGATAGTCTCAACAATATGATTTCTGAGATGGAAGTGCTTATAGATAAATTGGTAAAAGAAGAACAAGAAAAGAAAGAAGTGGAGTTAGAAGCGCTTCATGCACAGATTAACCCCCATTTCTTGTATAATACGTTAAATACAATCAAATGGATGGCTAAGATTCAAGGAAACAAAAGTGTTAGTAGGGCGATAACAGCTTTAATCAAATTATTGAGGATAAGTACCAATTTAGGAAGAGAAATGATTACTCTCGGAGAAGAGATTGATTATGTTAAGAATTATATAGTCATACAGAAACTAAGATTCAATGAAGCTATTAATGTAACTTATGATATTGACGATGAGTGTATGGAATTAACGGTCCCAAAATTATTTTTACAACCTATAGTTGAAAATGCAATTATATATGGTATAGGAGATGAAAATAATGATCTGAACATTAATATAAAATCTTTTATAGATAATGGGGATTTGATAATAGAAATAATTGATGATGGACCTGGAATAGAAGATGAGATACTGAAAAAAATCTTTAAATCAACATCGGATAAAAACAAATTCAGTAAAGTTGGTCTTAACAACGTCAATCAAAGAATCAAGCTATATTGTGGTAAAGGTTATGGAGTTCAAATAGAAACAAAAGTAGGTACTGGAACATTGGTGAGAGTTGCATTAAAAGTCAATGAATAG
- a CDS encoding ABC transporter substrate-binding protein yields MNRKILTVIISIIVVVGILIITYISKENNGREIKQDIEIKDNNLNGTNFENLDLPENYDIRQFDGITLNFIVENNLYANVILHESEEFQKITGINIKVKAVDFDTLVQKVNLDFIAKAGKYQLIYVDPYQTLNRFYDYLEVLNPYNTNPDYPHIIGYTDDFIDNQKQVVSYFADDNNLYTVPFDSTTMILYYRKDIFDKYKDQFMEQNGYDPTPGSKDFTWEKYIEVANWIDENVPDEEVKYGSGHMAQKHNSIFCDFSNVLASYGGDYFIEDNINTLGLKSFTNINVKDKEFIKALDIYKEIVKSSSSQSVNWNWTDSANAFRNGEIAMMPNWDENYTYMEDKLHSRVAGKVGYCILPYGDEKSANIFGGSGIGINKYATNIEKKASWLFITWATSKDMQLKVLKHPEGGSLPTRKSPYEDTLIDKHINNPEEISTQDTFIKHMSAVLDAWKPENLYLRPQISNFYDVEQIIISNLHDMVEYDLDTNEVSEKIYSQLRQIQLQE; encoded by the coding sequence ATGAACAGAAAGATTTTGACAGTAATAATTTCTATAATAGTAGTAGTAGGTATTTTGATTATAACCTATATTTCGAAAGAGAATAATGGTAGAGAAATAAAACAAGATATTGAAATAAAAGATAATAATCTAAATGGAACGAATTTTGAGAATCTGGATTTACCTGAGAATTATGATATTAGACAATTCGACGGTATCACTCTTAATTTTATTGTTGAAAATAATTTGTACGCTAATGTAATTCTTCATGAAAGTGAAGAATTTCAGAAGATTACAGGCATCAATATTAAGGTGAAAGCTGTGGATTTTGATACATTGGTGCAGAAGGTAAATCTGGATTTTATAGCGAAAGCTGGAAAATACCAGCTTATATATGTGGATCCCTATCAAACCCTAAATAGGTTTTATGACTATTTGGAGGTTCTTAATCCCTATAATACAAATCCTGATTATCCCCATATCATTGGTTATACTGATGACTTTATAGATAACCAAAAACAGGTAGTTTCTTATTTTGCCGATGATAATAACCTGTATACAGTACCTTTTGATAGTACGACAATGATATTGTATTACAGAAAAGATATATTCGATAAATACAAAGATCAATTCATGGAACAAAATGGATATGACCCTACACCAGGATCTAAAGATTTTACATGGGAAAAATACATTGAAGTAGCAAACTGGATTGATGAAAATGTACCCGATGAAGAAGTTAAATATGGAAGTGGACATATGGCGCAGAAGCATAATTCCATCTTCTGTGATTTCTCTAATGTATTAGCTTCTTATGGAGGAGATTACTTTATAGAAGATAACATTAATACTCTTGGACTAAAGTCTTTCACTAATATCAATGTCAAGGATAAGGAATTTATTAAAGCTCTTGATATCTATAAAGAAATAGTAAAATCTTCTTCTTCGCAAAGTGTAAATTGGAATTGGACAGACTCAGCCAATGCTTTTAGAAATGGAGAAATAGCTATGATGCCTAATTGGGATGAAAATTATACCTATATGGAGGACAAACTTCATTCAAGAGTCGCAGGAAAAGTAGGTTATTGTATATTACCCTATGGCGATGAGAAAAGTGCCAATATCTTTGGCGGTTCAGGTATAGGAATTAATAAATATGCTACAAATATAGAAAAAAAAGCGTCATGGCTTTTTATAACTTGGGCGACCTCCAAAGATATGCAGTTGAAGGTACTCAAACATCCTGAAGGAGGAAGTTTACCCACAAGAAAATCGCCTTATGAAGATACATTGATTGATAAACATATCAACAATCCAGAAGAGATATCTACACAAGATACATTCATAAAACATATGAGTGCAGTACTAGATGCTTGGAAACCTGAAAATCTGTACTTGAGACCACAGATATCTAATTTCTACGATGTAGAACAAATAATAATCAGCAACCTTCATGATATGGTAGAATATGACTTGGATACTAATGAAGTTAGTGAAAAGATATATTCCCAGTTAAGACAGATACAATTACAAGAATAA
- a CDS encoding SpoIID/LytB domain-containing protein, which produces MRYIKLMMIVLVIIMLSGCTETEDTLEDNNIDNENDELIQTPPDTKKDTNEPVTVKSDTVITRAVAAKMIALANFDKKTIEISDREIEFEDSTPDNWFDKYINIVVINKWMLGGTKTFNPLRPLTNKELETVSQRFDIDLKKHDIDFDSNDDAVDYNDFMSFYDVLCKKNEDEGGIRTKKLIVFATPANSSSLRSWQMATNYGMYTFEGLTLDCYLDKEIEVIIRNREIVAVKEIRNEIPKLTNAYIEEINENVATVFMGGVSRDFTINHDQYKHKKNCIGDIIINDGHITGILLKENMISNKVLSISNDKVDINELGTYSLTDDAKVYSTVDGLHFKSVSNIIVGYESTNFIVDDNGYVCAAIIRDKVDMKDIRVLISTTGFANKYHDKVEVTASTDYIIEYENDKKQVKANEVTNINNDYFRDGNRVYIKPLNDGKITINNIKRGNGNSAFIPSYRGKLEIVKDSEGYLIINEVPIEEYLYAVVPSEMPTSYGLEPAKTQAVCARSYAYTQFNSNSYCKYGAHVIDSVSSQVYNNTPENETSIEAVKATSRKGLTYNGNVVSANFFSTSCGYTASSGDVWANGSTHEFPNYSPEYLTGSPQFDGETKYQDMQDEELFREFILEDTIDSYDKQFSYYRWSVELTREHIESTINNTIGKRYDIQPKQIKTLDENKIFRSRPIDGIGELKDIAVYKRGKSGIITEMLIEGSEGVVKVSTEYNIRLLISPYSYIKGEETAPVILQDGREVRGSMMPSAFYIMDKEYDKDGNLIKILFRGGGYGHGVGMSQNGVKGMVDKGYKYEEILSHYYNGTKIKEIY; this is translated from the coding sequence ATGAGGTATATAAAATTAATGATGATTGTGTTGGTTATAATTATGCTTAGTGGTTGTACAGAAACAGAAGACACTTTAGAGGATAATAATATAGATAATGAAAATGACGAACTTATTCAAACACCACCTGATACAAAAAAAGATACAAACGAACCAGTCACTGTCAAAAGTGATACGGTAATAACAAGAGCAGTAGCAGCAAAAATGATTGCACTTGCAAATTTTGATAAGAAAACAATTGAAATAAGTGATAGAGAAATTGAATTTGAAGATTCTACGCCTGATAATTGGTTCGATAAATATATTAATATTGTTGTTATTAATAAATGGATGCTGGGAGGAACTAAAACATTTAATCCTTTAAGGCCATTAACCAATAAAGAATTAGAGACTGTAAGCCAAAGATTTGATATTGATTTGAAAAAACATGATATTGATTTTGATAGTAATGATGATGCAGTGGATTATAATGATTTTATGTCTTTTTATGATGTACTATGCAAAAAAAATGAGGACGAAGGTGGAATCAGGACTAAGAAATTAATCGTTTTTGCAACGCCAGCTAATAGTAGTAGTCTTAGATCTTGGCAGATGGCTACTAATTACGGTATGTATACTTTTGAAGGATTGACATTGGATTGTTATCTTGATAAAGAAATAGAAGTGATAATAAGAAATAGGGAAATCGTTGCAGTAAAAGAAATTAGGAATGAAATACCTAAATTGACCAATGCATATATAGAAGAAATAAATGAAAATGTAGCTACAGTTTTTATGGGTGGTGTCAGTCGAGATTTTACTATAAATCATGATCAATACAAGCATAAGAAAAACTGTATAGGGGATATAATCATCAATGATGGACATATAACAGGAATATTGTTAAAAGAAAATATGATATCCAACAAAGTACTATCAATAAGTAATGATAAGGTTGATATTAATGAATTAGGAACATACTCTTTGACTGATGATGCAAAAGTATATTCTACAGTAGATGGATTACACTTTAAGAGTGTCAGTAATATCATTGTCGGATATGAATCAACTAATTTCATTGTTGATGATAATGGCTATGTATGTGCTGCAATCATAAGGGATAAAGTAGATATGAAAGATATTAGAGTGCTGATTAGCACAACTGGTTTTGCAAACAAATATCATGATAAGGTAGAAGTGACAGCATCGACAGATTATATTATTGAATATGAAAATGATAAAAAACAGGTAAAGGCTAATGAAGTTACTAATATCAACAATGATTATTTTAGAGATGGTAACAGAGTATATATAAAACCATTGAATGATGGTAAGATAACAATAAATAATATTAAAAGAGGTAATGGTAATTCAGCTTTTATACCTTCTTATAGAGGAAAATTAGAAATAGTAAAAGATTCAGAAGGATATTTGATTATTAATGAAGTCCCCATAGAAGAGTATTTATATGCGGTGGTACCTAGTGAAATGCCTACTTCATATGGGCTGGAACCGGCTAAAACTCAAGCGGTATGTGCTAGAAGTTATGCATATACACAATTTAATTCCAACAGTTATTGTAAGTATGGAGCACATGTCATAGATAGTGTCAGTTCGCAAGTCTATAATAATACTCCAGAGAACGAAACATCAATAGAAGCTGTAAAAGCGACAAGCAGAAAAGGGCTTACTTATAATGGTAATGTTGTCTCGGCTAATTTCTTTTCCACTTCTTGCGGATATACAGCAAGTTCAGGTGATGTATGGGCAAATGGTAGTACCCATGAATTTCCAAATTATTCGCCTGAATATCTTACTGGAAGTCCTCAGTTTGATGGAGAAACCAAATACCAAGATATGCAAGATGAAGAATTGTTTCGAGAATTCATATTGGAGGATACAATCGACAGCTATGATAAGCAATTCTCCTATTACAGATGGTCAGTTGAGTTGACTAGAGAACATATTGAATCAACTATCAATAATACCATAGGCAAGAGATATGATATACAACCGAAACAGATAAAGACATTGGATGAAAATAAGATATTCAGAAGTAGACCAATAGATGGTATAGGAGAATTAAAAGATATTGCTGTATACAAAAGAGGAAAAAGCGGTATTATAACAGAAATGCTTATTGAAGGTTCAGAAGGTGTTGTGAAGGTATCAACTGAATATAATATCAGATTGTTGATTTCGCCTTACAGTTATATCAAAGGAGAAGAAACGGCTCCTGTCATTTTACAAGATGGTAGGGAAGTCAGAGGGTCAATGATGCCAAGTGCTTTTTATATTATGGATAAAGAATATGATAAAGACGGTAACCTAATCAAAATACTCTTTAGAGGAGGGGGTTACGGTCATGGAGTAGGAATGAGCCAAAATGGTGTAAAAGGCATGGTTGATAAAGGTTACAAGTATGAAGAGATATTAAGCCATTACTATAATGGAACTAAAATCAAAGAAATATATTAA